CCGTTGGTGATGCCGGAAGTGATCACCGGTCTGTCGCTGTTGCTGCTGTTCGTGGCCATGGCGCAGCTGATCGGCTGGCCACAGGAACGCGGCATCGTCACCATCTGGATCGCCCACACGACATTCTGTGCGGCGTATGTGGCGGTGGTGGTGTCGGCGCGCTTGCGCGAGCTGGACCTGTCCATCGAAGAAGCCGCCATGGACCTCGGGGCGAAGCCGTTCAAGGTGTTTTTCCTGATCACCATCCCCATGATCGCGCCGTCACTGGCGGCCGGCGGCATGATGTCGTTTGCCCTGTCGCTCGACGATTTGGTGTTGGCGAGCTTCGTGTCGGGGCCGGGGTCGACGACCCTGCCAATGGAAGTGTTCTCGGCGGTGCGCCTGGGTGTGAAGCCTGAGATCAACGCCGTGGCCAGCCTGATTCTGCTCGCCGTTTCGATCGTGACGTTCATGGTCTGGTACTTCAGCCGCCGCGCCGAAGCCAGCCGTAAACGGGCGATCCAGGAAGCGATGGACCAGACCGCCAACGAATCGTGGCAGCAACCGAAAAAGCAAATGGTAGAAGCGACGGTTTAGTGCCGTTGCTGAAGCGGTCAGTGAACACCAAACCTGTGGCGAGCGAGCTTGCTCGCGCTGGGTTGCAAAGCGACCCCGAAAAATCCGGCAACCCTGCCAATTTTGTGAGTGCTACGCACTCAAGCGGGAGCAAGCTCCCTCGCCACAGGAGTTTTGTTTACTCCACAGGTTTTGTGTTGACTCCACGGGTTTTGGGTTTGCTGCAAAGGTTTTATGTTCACTGCATTTTTGCTGTGTGATTTTGAATAAAAAGAGAATTGGAGTTGTACCGATGAAAATGTTTGGCAGGACTCTGCTGACACTGTCCTTAATGGGCGCAATGGCCACTGGCGCCCAGGCCAATGACAAGGTTCTGCGCGTCTACAACTGGTCCGATTACATCGCCCCGGACACCGTCAAGAAATTCGAAGACGAGACCGGCATCCGCGTGACCTATGATGTATTCGACAGCAATGAAACCCTTGAGGCACGCCTGCTCGCGGGCAAATCCGGCTACGACATCGTCGTGCCGTCCAACAGCTTCCTGGCCAAGCAGGTCAAGGCCGGCGTCTATCAGGAACTGGACAAGTCGAAGCTGCCGAACTGGAAAAACCTCAACCCGGTCCTGCTGAAAAACGCTTCTGCCAGCGACCCGGATAACGCTCACGCCTTCCCGTACATGTGGGGCTCGATCGGCATTGGTTTCAACCCGCAGAAGGTCAAGGAAGTGCTCGGCGCCAACGCCCCGACCAACTCCTGGGACTTGCTGTTCAAACCGGAAAACGCGGAAAAACTGAAAGCCTGCGGCATCAGTTTCCTCGATTCGCCGACCGAGATGCTGCCCGCGGCTTTGCACTATCTGGGTTACCCGGTGAACTCGCAGGACAAGGCGCAGATCGCCGAAGCGGAAGCGCTGTTCATGAAGATCCGGCCGTCGGTGGCGTACTTCCATTCGTCGAAGTACATCTCCGACCTGGCCAACGGCAACATTTGCGTGGCGGTCGGTTACTCCGGCGACGTGTTGCAAGCCAAGGCCCGCGCGCAGGAAGCGGGCGACAAGGTGAAGATCGACTACAGCATTCCGAAAGAAGGCGCCGGCAGTTTCTACGACATGGTCGCGATCCCGCGGGATGCGGCGAACGTCGAGAACGCCTACCTGTTCATGAACTTCCTGATGCGCCCGGACATCATCGCCGAGATCACCAACAACATCGGCTACAGCAACGCCAACGCAGCGGCGACGCCGTTGGTGGATGAAGCGATTCGCAATGATCCGGGCTCGTATCCACCGCTGGCCGTGATGGCGACGTTGTATGCGATTCCTGACATGCCGATCGGGGTTCAGCGGGTGATGACCCGGGGCTGGACGCGGGTGAAGCTCGGGAAGTAAAAAATATTTGTGATCACCCCGGAGCAAGCCCGCTCCCACAGTTTGATCCGGGATGATCACTCGTTTTCCGTTCACGCAGCGCCTTACCACCGCTGCACTCCTCTCTGACGAACGGCCTCACCTGGCTTCCTCGGTTCAGGTGAATTTGGCGCCCTCCTCGGGCGCCTTTTTTATGCCGGAACCAACGGCCATTCGGCCAGCGCCCGATAGCGGCCCTTGTGGGATTCAAACAAGACGAACCGGTCCGCCCGCAGAAAAAACTCCGGCGGCGTAGCCGATTCAGGCACCGGCGCCCGATAGTCGCGCATCAACGTCAGGTGTGGCCGGAACTCCTTCGGCGTCTCCTCAAAACCGAACGGCAACATCGCCTGCTCCAGCGCATACACCAGCCGCAACAACTCCGGCGGCGCTTGCTCCGGCGCGAGAACCAGCACCCCTGCCCTGCGCCAGACATCCATCCGAACCAGCGCCACTCGCAACGCCACACCGGGAACACGCACCTTCGCCGCCGCCACGCAGATCTCGGCAATCTGCGCTACGCCAACCGTGCCCAGAAACAGCAACGTCAGGTGAAAGTTTTCCGCCGGCACCGGGCGCCCATGACGCAATTGCAGCGCACTGCGCCACTGGGCGATGGCCTTGCGTTGCTCGGGCGGGCAGCTCAACGCGAAAAACAGCCGTTTGACCGGCTCCGGGGTTTCGTCGCTCACACCTGGCACCTCCTGACATGCACGTTATAGTTGAACCAACCGAATCTACGGGACGGGGCCATGCGAGAAATCATCAGCAAAGAGCCATGGTGGGCCATGCCACCGCAACCGGGTCAGGATGAGTCAGAACTGGAATGGGGCTGGCTGGTTCACTATAGCGAAGGTGAACCGCGTTTCGAATTCGTCAGGGAGCGACCGACGGACAGCGAGATCCAAAATCGAAAAAGTTGCAGGATCACCCCCGCGTCGGAGTGATCCCGTGATTGATGCTCAAGCCTTCACGATCATTTCAAAACCACCGAACACCAGGCGCTGCCCATCGAACGGCATCGGATTGACGTCCGGCTGCATGCGCGGATCGTTCATGAGTTTTTCCATCCCGGCGTCTCGGGTTGCCTTGTCCGGCCAGATGATCCAGGAAAACACGACGGTTTCGTCTTCCTTGAGTTTCACCGCCAGCGGAAACGACGTCACCTTGCCGTCGGGCACATCGTCACCCCAGCATTCGGCGAGGCTCAGCGCGCCGCTTTCCTTGAAAATGGCTGCAGCGGTTTCGGCGTGTTTCTTGAATTTTTCGCGGTTGGCGGTGGGTACGGCGGCGAGGAAGCCATCAACGTAGGACATGGTCGTTCTCCTTGGGTTATGGGTCGTTCTGCGGGTTAGTCGGTTGGGGCGGACTCCAATCGACCGTGTCGCCGTCCGAACCGACCGACGGTACTTCGGCACTCCCCGCCAGATTGCCCTCGATCTGACTGGCCATGTACAACGTCCCCGCCATCACACCGGTGGTCGGGTTCTGCACCATTTTTATCCAGGCTTTGTCGAACGTATTGCCCAGACTGCTGCGAATCAGCGCCTCGCTGTCCGGCCGGTCGCTGGCCTGAATCAACGCGCGAATCCCCGCCACGCCCAGAGTAATCAAGCCTCCTGCGAGCTTGCCCGCCGCTGCGGACACCGCGCTGGCGGCACCGCGCGGGGCCATTTCGGCTTCCATCCGCTGGCTCGCGCGTTTGGCCACGGGTGCCATGGCGGTGTCGGTCGAATCAACGCCCTTGCTACCGCCGGCCTTGTGGATCTTGTCGATCAGCGCCGCGTAAGCCGGCAACGTGTTCAGCGGCTGGGTGTGCACGACCTGGTACAGCGTCGCATCCCGTGCGGGCGGCGGACCCAGGGCGATGGCCGGGATTTTCTGGATACGGCCATTGAGCTGGGCCATGGGGACGCCGTGGCGCTGGGAGATTTTTTGCAGTTCTTCCTGAAGAATATCCACGTAGAACACCGTGGCCAGGCCGAGGATCTGGTCGGGATCAATCTCGACCGCGACCGGGGCCAGCACACGTTTCTGGTATTGCTCCAGCAGATAGGCTGCCAGGCGCTTGGACGAAGCATCCTGCTCGCCCTTTGCGCTGAGGGAGTACCAGCTGACCTTCATCGACAGCCATTCCTGGGTCCAGTAGCTGCTGAACCAGGGAATGAAATTTTCTTCGGTGAGTTGATAGACCCGGGTGCGCCAGTAATCCATGGCGCCACGGGAGTAGATTCTTGCCTGTTCGGTGGCGGACCGGGACGCGGCGATGATGTCCCGATCCACCAGCTGCCAGGTGCTCTGGGAAATGATCACCGGCGGCGCTGGCGCCGGGGCGCGCGCAGGCATGGCGCATCCCGCCAACACCAGCAGCACGGCGACGATCAGCGAACGCAGGTTCAAGATCGCATGTCCTACAGTCTTCCCGTGAACAGGTTATTCGGGGGTTAAGGCACCCTGATTTGAGTATAGGCGTCGGTGAGGGCCTGCTCTGGGGTTGATGGTGTTGCTGAGTGCCTCATCGCTGGCAAGTCCGCCATGAGGCACTCAAGAACACCACAAAAACCGACCATCACTTCCGTCGATATTCACCATCGCCGCGAATGCCTTCCGCTCGTGAACCGTCAGCGTAGGATCGACCTCAACCCGACACAAAACCCCGAACCGGAGGGGCAAAATCATGTTGATCCATCTGCTGACCTGCCTGGCCCTGACAGCCTTCACGCTGACCGTTTTTTCGTGGTACGTCCTGACCGAGGAGCGCACATCATGATCCACACCGTCACCCTCGCCGTGAGCTTTCCGGTGTTCGGCAACAACTACTACTCGCAGCAGGTCGTTTCGCGTAAGGAGCTGTCGCTGGTGTTCGACAAGAATTTCGAAGCGCTGCTGATGCCGGCCGCCGCCAACCACTTCAGCAACGAAGTAGTCGGGCTCAACGATCAGTTCCGCTTTTTGAATGATGTGCTGGCCGAGCACCTGCTGGATGCCGAACTGGCCCAACATTCCTCCCGTTCGTTCACTTTTTGAGTGCGGCCCATCAGTGCCATCCGTGCATCGGCCGGCACGTCGGCCTGAGGGAAGTTCAGGCTCCATAGGGAACACATGGCTTCCTCATCAGCGCCACTTGAGTCCATTTTCCATTTGAAGAACGCGCTATTGCGCACAAACCTCACGAACACACCCGCGTAACCATCGGTGCACCGAATCGGCATCCAGCCGGGGGTGCCAAAGCATGGCGACGGTGAATTCCGCCAAGGAAAACGGCAGCGCAAAGCTGTGCATGCCCGCCCGCAGGTTTTCGGTGTGCCGCTCAGGAACGGTAGCGATCAAGTCAGTGGCGCGGGCGAGCGCCAACGCGGTGGAGAAACCGGCAACGATGGTCACGATCTGCCGCTCCAGTTGCAACGTCGCCAGCGCTTCATCGACCGGCCCCTTGTCGAGCCCACGCCGCGAAACACTGATGTGGCCGCCCGCCGCGTAGCGTTCCGGGGTGATCTCGCCCTGGCTTAGCGGGTGCCCCGTACGCACCACGGCGATAAAACGGTCGCGAAACAAACCCTGCGTACGCAGCTCGGGCCCGGCGGCCCTCCCCACCACACCGGTTTCCAGATCAACGCTCCCGTCACGCAGCGACGTGCTGTCCTTGTCAGGTTTGTGCATGAAGCGCAGACGCACGCCAGGCGCTTGTTCGGCGAGGCGTTCAATGAGCGGCGCGCCGAAGTTCTCCACAAACCCCTCGCTGGTGCGCAACGTGAAAGTGCGCACCAGTTGTTTCAAGTCAGGCTGCTGCGCCGGACGCAACACCGCCTCGGCGTCCTGCACCAGCTGGCTGACCCGCTCGCGCAGTTCCAGCGCCCGCGGCGTGGCGACGAGCCCTCGCCCGGCCCTGACCAGCAACGGATCGCCCGTGGTTTCACGCAAGCGCGCCAACGCCCGACTCATCGCCGAAGGGCTCAACCGCAAGCGTTTCGCCGCACGCGCCACGCTGCCCTCGGCGAGCAGCACATCAAGGGTGATCAGCAGATTGAAATCAGGATTGGACATGGCTCGCCCCGCGACAAAGTGAGATGGCGTTGAACGCACGAATACAGTGCAAATCATGCGCCTTCCGCCATGTTAGGTGCTGGCGTAGATTTCTGACAGCTCCGCTTTGGGAGTGCCAGATCAAGAGAGACAGAATGAAGCCGACTATTGCCCTCGTAGACAACGCACCACAGACACCCTCCGTGCGCTGGGCGCTGATCAGCCTGTCGCTGTCGATGCTGCTGTCGTCGCTCGGCACCAGCATCGCCAATGTGGGGTTGCCGACGCTGGCGCAGGTGTTCAACGCGACGTTCCAGGAAGTGCAGTGGATCGTCATTGCTTATCTGCTGGCGATCACCACGCTGATCGTCAGCGTGGGTCGGCTCGGTGACCTGATCGGGCGTCGACGCTTGCTGCTCGGCGGCATCGGCGTGTTCACCCTGGCCTCGGCACTGTGCGCTTGTGCTCCGACACTGGGCATGTTGATTGGCGCCAGGGCCCTGCAAGGGCTCAGCGCGGCGATCATGATGGCGCTGACCATGGCCTTCGTCGGCGAAACGGTAGCGAAGGACAAAACCGGCAGTGCCATGGGTTTGCTCGGAACGATGTCGGCGATTGGCACCGCGATGGGACCGTCGCTCGGCGGTCTGCTGATTGCCGGTTTCGGCTGGCGGGCGCTCTTCCTTGTCACCGTGCCCTTGGGCCTGATGACGTTGCTGCTCGCACATCTTTATCTACCCGGCGACCGCCAGAGGCCAGCCACCGGGCGTGCCCGTTTCGACATGTGGGGCACCCTGGTGTTGGCGCTGACGTTGGCGGCGTATGCGCTGGCCATGACCCTCGGCCGCGGCCATTTCGGGCTGTTCAATATGGGTTTGCTGTTGGCCGCGGGGGTCGGCGTGGGGCTCTTCGCGTTCGTCGAGACACGAGTCGCTTCGCCGTTGATTCGACTGGCGATGTTTCGCAACCCGGTGCTGAGCGGCAGCCTGGCGATGAGCACGCTGGTGGCGACGGTGATGATGGCGACGCTCGTGGTCGGGCCGTTTTACCTCGCCCATGGACTTGGACTGGAAGCGGTTGTGGTGGGACTGGTGCTGGCGGTCGGGCCGTGTGTCGCGGCGTTGACGGGGGTGCCCGCTGGCCGGATCGCCGACCGTTTCGGCGCACAACGGATGACGGTCGCCGGGCTGATCGCGATGGCCGTCGGTTGCCTTGCACTGTCGGTGTTGCCACGGACAGTCGGCATCGGCGGCTACGTTGTGCCGATGGTGGTCATCACACTCGGCTATGCGGTCTTCCAGACGGCCAACAACACCACGGTCATGACCGATGTTGCGCCAGACCAGCGCGGTGTTGTCTCGGGCATGCTCAACCTGTCGCGCAATCTCGGACTCATCACCGGAGCCTCCGCGCTGGGCGCCGTGTTCGCCCTTGCCTCGCAGGCAGCCGACATCGCCACCGCGCAACCCGAAGCCGTAGCCCACGGAATGCGGGTCACCTTCGCGGTAGCGCTGGGGCTGATCGTGGTTGCGCTTTGTGTAGCGCCGACTCGACCACCAGCAATCGACCGCCCTCCTCAACCCACCACAAAACCTCTGTAGGAGCTGCCGCAGGCTGCTCCTACAGGGGGATGTGTTGGCTCTTGCGGATTCAGCGGGTCTTACTGTTTGATCACAACCAGCGGTTCGCCTTTCTTCACGATGTACGTCGCCAGTTCGGAGCCGGTTTTTGTCCCGACGTTCTTCGCAATATGCGCGACGCCAGCCGGGATGTACAGCGAGTCACCGGCCTTCAGCGTGACCGGAGGCTGCCCTTCCAGTTGATATTCGAACGTGCCGTCGATGACATAAGCCACTTCCACGCCTGGATGGGAGTGGTTGGGTGACGAGACGCCCGGATCAATATCAACCCGAACCTGGATCACTTCGCGACCGTCGACGTCGAGATCCTTTTTCAGAAGATCGGTGCGATGAATCCCTGTCTGCCAGCTTTTTGCAGGGGCTTTCACTTCTTCGGCCTGAGACACACCGGAGAACGCAGCGAGTGCGGCGGTGGTGACAACAGCGACACCGAGCATTTTGACAGCGTGACGAGCATTGATGCGGAACATGGCGTTTCTCCGGTTATACCGTTGTGGTGCCCTCATTAGGCCGCCGCCGTGTATCCCGTACGTGTCGTGGACGCCATGGATTTGTAAGCGAAGATAGCTGTGGGCGCGGCGGATACTTAGGGATACAAACGGCCAACTCATCTGGAGGTGTTGAGCACCACTGCCGCACGAATCAGCGCCTTGAGCGCCTGCTCATCAATCACATCGCCTTCATGCAGATCAATCGCCCGTCGGGTGTTGCCCTCAAGGCTGGCGTTGAAGAGGCCCGAGGGATCGTCCAGCGAGGCGCCCTTGGCGAAGGTCATCTTCACGGCGGTCTTGTACGTCTCTCCCGTGCAGATGATCCCGGCATGCGACCACACCGGCACGCCTCGCCATTTCCATTCCTCGACCACGTCGGGGTCTGCCTGCTTGATGATCGCCCGGATGCGCGCGAGCGTCTCGCCCCGCCAGTCATCCAATTCCTTGATTCGGGTGTCGATCAGCGCAGAGGCCGATTCGCCGCCGCTGCTTTCCTTCTTCATGGTGCTCGCTCCTGTGCAACAAAGGTCGAATCAGTATTGCCGACTTGCGCAATCTCTCCAGGCGCAACGTGACCGGCTGGCCGCACAAGGTTGCGAGTGAGGCAATCGCGGCCTATGGTCCAAGCGATGCATTGTTGGCAACGGAGGCGCGAGGACGTGCTGCCGGTTGCCGTCCTTCAGTGCGAATACCCGCGAAGAGGTGACAACATGCTGAACGATTCCCGCCCTGCCGTGCTTGAACTGATTGGCAACACGCCGCTGGTGCGCGTCAGCCGTTTTGATACCGGCCCGTGCACGCTGTTTCTCAAGCTCGAATCGCAGAACCCCGGCGGCTCGATCAAGGACCGCATCGGCCTGGCGATGATTGACACCGCCGAGCGCGATGGTCGGCTCAAGCCCGGTGGCACGATCGTCGAAGCCACCGCCGGCAACACCGGGCTCGGCCTGGCGCTGGTCGGCCGCGCCAAGGGTTATCGAGTGGTGTTGGTGGTGCCGGACAAGATGTCCACCGAGAAAGTCCTCCACCTCAAGGCCATGGGCGCCGAGGTGCACATCACCCGCTCCGACGTCGGCAAGGGCCATCCCGATTATTACCAGGACGTCGCGGCGCGGCTGGCGCTGGACATTCCCGACGCATTCTTCGCCGACCAGTTCAACAACCCCGCCAACCCGCTCGCCCATGAGTGCAGCACCGCGCCGGAGATCTGGGCGCAGACCCAGCATGACGTGGATGCCATCGTCGTCGGTGTCGGTTCGGCCGGCACGCTGACCGGGTTGACCCGATTCTTCAAGCGCGTGCAGCCGGATCTGGAAATGGTGCTGGCCGATCCGGTCGGTTCGGTAATGGCCGAATACAGCCGCAGTGGCACCATGACCACACCCGGTTCGTGGGCCGTGGAAGGTATCGGTGAAGACTTCATTCCGTCGATTGCCGACCTGTCCAGCGTGCGCCACGCCTATTCGATCAGCGACGAGGAAAGCTTCGACCACGCCCGCCAGTTATTGCGCGCCGAAGGCATTCTCGGCGGTTCTTCGACCGGCACCTTGCTGGCCGCGGCGCTGCGTTATTGCCGCGAGCAAACCGAGCCGAAGCGCGTGGTCAGCTTCGTCTGCGACACCGGCACCCGCTACCTGTCGAAGGTCTACAACGACCAGTGGATGAACGATCAAGGGCTGCTGGCACGCAAACCTTATGGCGATCTGCGCGACGTGATCGCGCGGCGGTTCGAGGATGGCCGGGTGATCAGCGTCGGACCGGACGACACCTTGCTCACGGCATTCCAGCGCATGCGCCTGGCGGATGTGTCGCAACTGCCGGTGCTGGTGGACGGCAAGCAACTGGTCGGTGTGATCGACGAATCCGACATTCTGCTGGGCATGGCGGAAGATCCTTCACACTTCCGCTTGACCGTGGCCAGCGCAATGACCGACAAAGTGGAAACCCTGCCAGCCAGCGCCAGCATGGCCCAGCTGCAGACCGAACTCGATCGCGGACTGGTGGCGATCATCGCCGACGCGTCGGGCTTCCATGGCCTGATTACCCGCGTCGATCTGCTCAATCATTTGCGGAGATCCCTTGCATGAGTCAACACGATGAAAACGCCGCGCCCCGCGCCTTCGCTACTCGGGTGATCCACGCCGGGCAGGCACCGGACCCGACCACCGGCGCATTGATGCCGCCGATTTATGCCAACTCCACCTACCTGCAACAGAGCCCCGGCGTGCACAAGGGTTTCGACTACGGCCGCTCGCACAACCCGACGCGCTTTGCCCTGGAGCGCTGCGTCGCCGACCTGGAAAGCGGCACCCAGGCCTTCGCGTTCGCCTCGGGGCTGGCGGCGATCTCCACCGTGCTGGAGCTGCTCGACGCCGGCTCGCACATTGTCTCTGGCAATGACCTGTACGGTGGCACCTTCCGGCTGTTCGACAAGGTGCGCAAACGCAGCGCCGGCCATCGTTTCAGTTTCGTCGACCTGACTGACCTCGCGGCCTTCGAAGCGTCCTTGCAGGACGACACCCGGATGGTCTGGGTCGAGACGCCGAGCAACCCGTTGCTGAGCCTCACGGACCTTACCGCCGTCGCACGCATCTGCCGCGCGCGCGGCATCATTTGCGTGGCCGACAACACCTTTGCCAGCCCGTGGATCCAGCGGCCGCTGGAGCTGGGTTTCGACATCGCGCTGCACTCGACGACCAAATACCTCAACGGCCACTCCGACGTGATCGGCGGCATCGCCGTGATCGGTCAGAACCCTGAACTGGCGGAACGCCTGGGCTTTTTGCAGAACTCGGTGGGTGCGATCGCGGGACCGTTCGACGCCTTCCTGACCCTGCGCGGCGTGAAGACCCTGGCGCTGCGCATGGAGCGACACTGCAGCAACGCGCTGGAACTGGCGCAATGGCTGGAACGTCAGCCGCAGGTGGCGCGCGTCTACTATCCGGGCCTGCCGTCACACCCCCAACATGAATTGGCCAAGCGGCAGATGCGCGGTTTCGGCGGAATGATTTCTGTCGATCTGAAAAGTGATCTGGCCGGCGCCACGCGCTTCCTCGAGAGCGTGCGCATCTTCGCCCTGGCCGAGAGTCTGGGCGGCGTGGAAAGCCTGATCGAGCACCCGGCGATCATGACCCACGCCACCATCCCCGCCGACACCCGCGCACAACTTGGGATCGGCGACGGGTTGGTACGATTGTCGGTGGGGGTTGAGGATGTCGAGGATTTGCGTGCGGACCTGGCTCAGGCGCTGGCGCGGATCTGAACAACGGAGGGGCATCCAAACCTTTGCGCAATCTCGCAAAGGTTTCCTGTTCACACTTAGGCGCGCGTGCACACGTGTGTGGCAAGGGGATTTATCCCCTCGCCACAGGTTTCTTTCCCGCCTGAAGATTTACTCAAGTGAACAGCATCAGTGCCTGTGCGTTATTTGTCGGATTTGATGCTGGTCCAGACCCGCGTACGAACCCGCTCGAGTTTTTGCGGCAACGGCTGCACCACGTAAAGTGTTTTCAACGCTTCGCTGGTCGGTGTCAGGTTCGGGTTGCCGGTGATCTCTTTGTTGATCAGCGCAATCGAGTCCTTGTTGGCGTTGGGGTAGCCGAGGAAGTCACTGATCGGGGCGATGACTGTCGGGTCCAGCAAGGTGTTGAGAAACTCGTGGGCTTCTTCAACGTTCTTCGCGCTTTTCGGGATGGCGAAGGTATCAAACCAGATCGGCGCGCCTTCCTTCGGCAAGCGCCAATCGACCACCACGCCGTTGCCCGCCTCCTTGGCGCGATTGCCGAACTGGTAAAAGCTGCCGGAGTAGCCGATGGCGACGCAGATATCGCCGTTGGCGATGTCGGTCATGTACTTGGCGGAGTTGAAGTAGGTGACGTAAGGCCGGATTTTCAGCATCAGTGCCTTGGCTTTTTCGTAGTCGTCCGGGTTCTGGCTGTTAGGGTCCAGGCCCAGGTAGTGCAACGCCAGCGGCAGGATTTCCGAAGGTGAGTCGAGCATCGC
This DNA window, taken from Pseudomonas fluorescens NCIMB 11764, encodes the following:
- a CDS encoding polyamine ABC transporter substrate-binding protein, with amino-acid sequence MVTMKRILGATVCGLTLLASAVHAEQRELRVYNWADYILPSVPKDFAEKSGIKVTWDTFDTNESLEAKLLTGNSGYDLVVPSNQFIETQIKAGVFQKLDKSKLPNWKHQDPALLALLDKNDPGNQYGVPYMYGTVLIGFNPAKVKAALGENAPVDSWDLVFKPENMEKLKSCGVAMLDSPSEILPLALHYLGLDPNSQNPDDYEKAKALMLKIRPYVTYFNSAKYMTDIANGDICVAIGYSGSFYQFGNRAKEAGNGVVVDWRLPKEGAPIWFDTFAIPKSAKNVEEAHEFLNTLLDPTVIAPISDFLGYPNANKDSIALINKEITGNPNLTPTSEALKTLYVVQPLPQKLERVRTRVWTSIKSDK